A section of the Diabrotica virgifera virgifera chromosome 8, PGI_DIABVI_V3a genome encodes:
- the LOC114324548 gene encoding inhibitor of Bruton tyrosine kinase, which translates to MNPSSFDRECTNQCKSTIHGDVITDAISKRSISDQDLCSFLNFVCSRCESVIDSSGRTALHVAASCGRLNLVRWLILNRHADIHAKDRESSYTALHRSIFYGKIDVAVELVKLGANTSDLDLDYLTSLEHAMKDGLKPEAGISGGELYSWGSNNNNLLGPQQTKQSPDLLDSFHREYPGEYAKQICIAQFHSTIVTVSGKALTCGHGQGGRLGLGDEKTVVTPKVVNFIGHQKGEVVTCNQASISRDHSIFLCSDGNIYTCGLNTYQVLGQVPPPERSLVPKPIKHLSKEILGVCSSQYHSVAWGPDGLYTWGLNAGQLGVKTNEQKSKFIAAPKLITIAQDVSINHVASSNGAIAVCTTNGDIYVFHEYLCRKIASRQLNFIQVSIVGGTLDSSLLDKELAREINCELKVAVLTSDGNVLLWQGSDQQLCRCIYSINRAIVMKQIEMNLNELLMVSRDGEAFKGFIKPRKKRVTNQNKITNSVEKNQKTQKSAFHKFLEKEDCVVLSLQKITKIHRALSMISDLKGKDFAIIQAPPYKNFTFGDIERSEMKENFETLLLESDDCDTVHDVLFKINDKNIPAHKYVVANASPYLEKLMEKQDKVILNSINSEIFRQMLKFMYTGECELTKCGELKNETLKKLCYVKDSDRKDKEDVDDVIEVNEVDKDISAFEYYKNNQQQNKQKHTENKTKQSRNPVRLLHEMAKKYECVTLQKCLSNLEMSNYVIFSKNHAAHRSRMNINFDRLNFASFYDVTIKCRDNKTLSAHKCVLAARMEYFNNMFMRWHENSTAEVSLPFPKNTVEALLEYLYTDSLSKLNALEVDHLFNVVILADQLFVQRLKEQCELLLSDLLTMKNVIQVLSFADVYCANKLKYCCMMFIIANITPLLELKAFNDLDDDLLKELSDFYFDQKKEIHCRVITPYSTAESDEVIASIASTYPVSMSEEVDITPNKPVHKKRNRPHRTSEKSNSISEKDASYDSIIQFPDEPDIIAEVDNKITELPNRLKSITLASKIVKEELVQENFTKLNKSSLSVSFDDSVQFPELGSSPVFSLTKASPQKTDTRTKPVKMSQKQRKRLSSESKAVDSPPIQVTPKNPWKILPEASSPVSTADPKHFGDIISDEKKQKENLLKLTNRPLLFTQMEDKAIDELHKFYNVENAFDELITIERVNIGAVACPVWVPKQK; encoded by the exons ATGAACCCCAGTTCCTTTGATAGAGAATGTACCAATCAATGTAAATCAACAATCCATGGAGATGTAATCACAGATGCTATATCAAAAAGAAGTATCTCAGACCAAGACTTGTGTTCTTTTCTCAATTTCGTGTGCAGTAGATGTGAATCTGTGATCGATTCCTCAGGTAGAACTGCCTTGCATGTTGCTGCTTCCTGTGGAAGACTGAATCTTGTAAGATGGCTTATTCTGAACAGACATGCAGATATTCATGCGAAGGATCGCGAATCGTCGTACACTGCCTTACACAGAAGTATATTTTATGGAAAGATAGATGTAGCGGTAGAATTAGTTAAATTAG GGGCAAATACAAGTGACTTAGACCTGGACTACCTCACATCATTAGAGCATGCTATGAAAGATGGTCTTAAGCCGGAGGCTGGAATTAGCGGTGGTGAACTATATTCCTGGGGTTCTAATAACAATAACCTGTTGGGGCCCCAACAAACTAAACAAAGCCCAGATTTGCTAGATTCTTTTCACAGAGAGTACCCTGGTGAATATGCCAAACAGATCTGTATAGCTCAGTTCCACAGTACCATTGTAACAGTTTCAG GTAAAGCCTTAACTTGTGGCCACGGACAAGGAGGGAGGCTTGGACTTGGCGATGAAAAGACTGTAGTCACTCCCAAAGTTGTCAACTTTATCGGGCATCAAAAAGGGGAAGTTGTAACATGTAACCAAGCCAGTATATCAAGAGACCACAGTATTTTCTTGTGTTCAGATGGAAAT ATCTACACTTGCGGCTTGAACACTTACCAAGTGCTTGGTCAAGTACCTCCACCTGAAAGATCCTTAGTTCCAAAACCGATAAAACACCTTTCAAAGGAAATATTAGGAGTGTGTTCTAGTCAGTATCATTCGGTAGCATGGGGCCCCGATGGCTTGTATACTTGGGGTCTCAACGCTGGCCAACTGGGAGTGAAGACTAACGAACAAAAGTCCAAATTCATAGCTGCCCCCAAGTTGATAACCATCGCTCAAGATGTTTCTATTAACCATGTAGCTAGCAGCAACGGGGCTATTGCTGTGTGTACCACCAATGGGGATATTTATGTCTTTCATGAGTATCTGTGTAGGAAAATTGCCTCAAG GCAGCTTAACTTTATTCAAGTTAGCATCGTGGGCGGGACATTGGATTCTTCCTTATTAGACAAAGAGCTGGCTAGAGAAATAAACTGTGAGTTGAAAGTGGCTGTACTAACCAGTGATGGAAACGTATTACTATGGCAAGGATCAGATCAGCAGTTGTGTCGGTGTATTTATTCGATAAACAGGGCCATAGTAATGAAACAGATAGAAATGAATCTCAATGAGCTCTTAATGGTGTCCAGAGATG gtgAAGCTTTCAAAGGCTTTATCAAACCCAGGAAGAAAAGAGTTACAAATCAAAATAAGATAACTAATTCGGTTGAAAAGAACCAAAAAACCCAGAAAAGCGCGTTTCACAAGTTTTTAGAAAAAGAAGATTGCGTAGTATTGTCtttacaaaaaataacaaaaattcatCGCGCTCTGTCTATGATAAGTGACCTCAAAGGAAAAGATTTCGCAATTATACAG GCTCCACCATATAAAAACTTCACCTTCGGCGATATTGAGAGGTCTGAAATGAAAGAAAACTTCGAAACACTTCTTCTAGAGAGTGACGACTGCGATACAGTTCATGATGtactttttaaaataaatgacaaaaatatTCCAGCTCACAAATACGTCGTCGCTAATGCCAGTCCTTATTTGGAAAAGTTGATGGAAAAACAGGACAAGGTTATTCTAAACAGTATTAACTCTGAAATATTTCGGCAAATGTTGAAGTTTATGTATACTGGTGAGTGCGAGTTAACAAAATGTGGTGAATTGAAGAACGAAACTCTAAAGAAGTTGTGTTATGTGAAAGACAGCGATAGAAAGGACAAGGAAGATGTTGACGACGTTATTGAAGTAAATGAAGTGGATAAGGACATTTCCGCTTTTGAATATTACAAAAACAATCAACAACAGAACAAACAAAAACACACAGAGAACAAAACCAAACAATCCCGGAACCCAGTCAGGTTATTACACGAAATGGCCAAAAAATATGAGTGTGTCACTCTACAGAAGTGCCTAAGCAACTTGGAAATGAGCAACTAtgttatttttagcaaaaatcaTGCAGCGCATAGATCTAGGATGAACATAAACTTTGACAGGTTGAATTTTGCGTCATTTTATGATGTGACTATCAAATGTAGAGATAATAAAACACTCAGTGCCCACAAGTGTGTTTTAGCAGCTCGTATGGAGTACTTTAATAACATGTTTATGAGGTGGCATGAG AATTCCACTGCAGAAGTGTCTCTACCTTTTCCCAAGAACACCGTAGAAGCTTTATTGGAATACCTATATACCGACTCACTATCGAAGCTGAACGCTCTAGAGGTGGATCACCTGTTCAACGTTGTTATTTTAGCAGACCAGCTCTTCGTCCAAAGACTGAAAGAACAATGTGAGTTGCTACTCTCGGATTTGTTGACAATGAAGAACGTTATCCAAGTACTGTCGTTCGCTGACGTTTACTGTGCCAATAAACTCAAATACTGCTGTATGATGTTCATCATAGCTAACATAACTCCACTACTGGAATTGAAGGCTTTCAATGACTTGGACGACGATCTTCTTAAAGAACTTTCAGATTTCTATTTCGATCAGAAAAAGGAAATACATTGTAGAGTTATAACACCGTATTCGACAGCGGAATCTGACGAAGTTATAGCTTCTATAGCCTCGACGTATCCCGTATCAATGAGTGAGGAAGTCGACATAACTCCTAACAAGCCAGTACATAAGAAGAGAAACCGACCACATAGGACTTCCGAAAAATCCAATTCTATTTCGGAGAAAGACGCCAGTTATGACAGTATTATCCAGTTTCCTGATGAACCAGACATAATAGCTGAAGTAGACAACAAAATCACTGAGCTACCCAACAGATTAAAATCAATCACCTTGGCTAGCAAGATTGTTAAGGAAGAATTGGTACAGGAAAACTTCACCAAGTTGAATAAATCTAGTCTTAGTGTATCATTTGATGATTCTGTGCAGTTTCCTGAACTAGGAAGCTCTCCGGTTTTTTCTCTTACCAAAGCGTCTCCTCAAAAGACCGACACCAGGACTAAACCTGTCAAAATGTCTCAGAAGCAGAGGAAAAGATTGTCGTCGGAAAGCAAGGCTGTGGACAGCCCTCCAATTCAAG TAACTCCCAAAAATCCTTGGAAGATCCTTCCAGAAGCATCTAGTCCTGTCTCAACGGCGGACCCTAAACATTTCGGTGATATTATTTCCGATGAaaagaaacaaaaagaaaacCTGTTGAAGTTGACCAATAGGCCTCTTCTATTTACTCAA ATGGAAGACAAAGCTATAGACGAATTACACAAATTTTACAATGTCGAGAACGCTTTCGATGAGTTGATAACTATTGAAAGAGTAAACATCGGAGCCGTGGCTTGTCCAGTGTGGGTAccaaaacagaaataa